Genomic window (Comamonas endophytica):
CGCCACCGGGGAGAACCTGTTTTCCGCCATCGACACGCTGAACCTGGTGCGCTTCGGCGGCATGCGCCCCGGGCACGACATCTTCCAGATGGACGCGGGCCTGAGCTATGGCCTGACGGAGTATGCGCGCATGATCGAGATCCTCGAGTCGCATGGCTTCGACCGGCGCCAGGCCGTGCCGCACGGCGGCCACCTGATCAATCTGCATATCGTCGTTGGCCTTGGGCTGGGGGCCTGCGAGGCCTATCCCGGCGTGTTCCAGCCCTTTGGCGGCTATTCGCAGGCCTGCGAGATCCGCAATGCCAAGGTGCGGCCCAGCGAAGCGCCGGGTTTCGGGCTGGAGCAAAAGCGCGAACTCGCGCCACTCATCCGCCAGCTCGGTTGCTGAGCACGCCTGGACGGGCATGGCGGGGGGGCAGGGATGGTCACATCCCGTTCCCGCCCTGCCGCCAGCGCCCGGGCAGCGCTCACGACCTGCCGATCAGCAGCGAAACCACCCCCGCCGCGATCAGCGGCCCGACCGGAACCCCGCGAAAGAACGCCACCCCGAGAATCGTGCCGACCATCAGCCCGGCCACCACGCCCGGCTGCGCCGCCATCAGCGTCACGCCCCGCCCGCCGAGCCAGGCGACGAAAATGCCAACGACGATGGCCACCGCCGACTTCCAGTGGGTGAAGGATTTGAGCAGGTCCATGGCCGGAATCTTGCCGCTGGCAATGGGCACCATCACCGCCACCATCAACAGGAAGATGCCGATATTGAGCCCATGCTTTTGCAGCCAGGGGAAATAAAGCGCAAGGGCGTGACGCGAATGACTATCAGCACCGCCATGGCAGCCGCCACGGTATGGTTGCCGGCAAACATGCTGACCACGGCCAGGGCCAGCAAGACGAGAATGGTGGGGTCGAGAAGGGACATGGCGGGACCGCCGCAAGCGCCGCGGCAGGTCGGTGAGTAAAAAGCAAAATTTTCGCATCTTTGGCAGCTTGCGCCTGGCTGGCGGCCATGCGGGGCAAGACGCAGAAGCGCCGGGCGCCAGGCGGCGTGGGGTTGCCAACGGCAGCGGCCCGCCGCTGCCGGGCATCGCCCGCTCCCCAGGGCAGTAGTCAGCGCGTGTTTTGTCACGCGTCCCGAAGACCTTGCCCCTGCCGCTGCATCAGGTGCCTGAACAGGTCCACACGGCACAAAATCATGCAGATGGGCTGAGCCGCTTTTCACCGCAGCAAAAGCAATTGCACTTGGCCGTCGCTGCGGGCAACGACCGATTCCGCATATCGCCATGCGGGCTGTGTTGTCTGGCTGCTCCCGCGGCCATGTGGATGGCGGCTTTTTTAGCGGCTAAATTCCTGGCTGAATCCGGTGGCGTAGTCAAGGGCTGATGGGAGCGACCAATGGAAGTAGCGCACGGAAATATATGATGCAGCCATCCGTTTCCCCGTTTGAATCCAGCATGCGTGAGCCCTTAGGCCAGCCCATCGACCGCTTGCAAGTGGTCGACATCGAAGAAGACCCGCCAGCGCAGGAAGCCGCCGAGCGCCCCAGGCGCCGCCGCGGCCGGCCACCGGGCGCCAAGGCGAAGATCGCCAGCGCCGGCGCGCGCATCTCGGCCAGCGAGACTTCCTTCCTGCGCGCCGTGCTGCAGGGCATCGACGAGAAGCTGGCTGCCAACCGCTACTTGCTGCACCTGGGCAGCATGGACCGGCGCGCGGCCGGCGCCTACCGCGAACAGCTCGAGCAGCGCATCGAACTGGCGCTGCAGAACCTGCCCGACCGCGAGCAGGGAACGCGCATCCTGGCGCAGCTGCTGGCCCGGGCCGCGCCCACGCCCGAGCTGCCTACCCTCGAGGAATTCGCCGCGGGCTTTGCCGAGGACATGTTCAGCGAGAAGGAGCTGATCGAGCTCTACCGCGAGCAGCTCGGCGACCGCGTGCAGGGCGCGGGCCCGACGGCCGCCGAGATCCTGCGCGGCAAGCTCGAGGCACTGCACTGGGTGCAGGCGCATGTGGCGCAGCACCCGCAGGGCACCGACCCCACGCAGCTGTGGCTCGATGCCGCGATCTGCGCCAAGCTGCGCGTGCATGGCGTGCTGAGCCTGGGCGATGCGATCGGCTGGATCAACCTGCAGGGGCGGCGCTGGTATGCGCAGCTGCCCGGCGTGGGCCGCACGCGCGCGCAGCGGGTGCTGCTGTGGCTGTCCGACCATCAGGAGGCGATCGGCGTGCGCATCCATCATCGCATTGCGCAGGAGATGATCTACGCGGAGTTCACGCCCGCGGCCTCGCTGCTGCCGGCAACGCTGGGCAGCCCCGCCACGCCCGAGATCTTTGGGCTGGTACCGCTGGAGTCACTGGCCTGGCCGCTGGAAATGCTGGGCGACGACGGCCTGTTCCGTTCGCACCGGCCCAACACCCTCAAGGCGCATACCGACCGCGAGGCGGTGGAGGCCTGGTTTGCCACGCTTTCGGAGAAGTCCGCCGCCACGCAGGACAGCTACCGGCGCGCCATCGAGCGGCTGGTGCTCTGGGCGCTGGTCGAGCGCCGCACCACCCTGTCCTCGCTGGCCACCGAGGACTTCCTGGCCTTCAAGGAATTCCTGCGCGCGCCGCCGCGCACTGGTGCCAGAAGGCGCCCGTCACCAAGGGCTCGGAAGACTGGCGCCCGCTGCGCGGCCCGCTGGCCGAGTTGAGCATCCGCCAGACGATGAGCGCCATCGCCACCATGTACCGCGACTGGCATGCCAGTGGCTACCTCGATGCGAACGCGGTGGCCAGCGTGCGCGGCAGCAGGCGCCGCGACATGCAGATGGACGTCATGCGCTCCTTCTCCAACCAGGCGCTGCAGGCCATCCGCACCACGCTGCAGGAAATGCCGGACGGCCCCGTCAAGCGCCGCCTGCGCGCGGCGCTGCTGCTGCTGCAGACTGCGGGACTGCGCCGCGCCGAGGCCGTTAACATGACCTGGGGACACATCGAGCGCGTGCGCCTGGACAACATGGATTCCGACATCTGGGCGCTGCGCTTTGCCGGCAAGGGCAACCGCGAGCGCATGGTGCCGCTCAAGCCCGAGACGCTGCAGGCGCTGGAAGCCCATTACCAAGACCGCCTGGCATTGATTGACTCGGGCGCGCTGGCCAGTTACGCCGACATGCCGAAGAAGGACTGCCCGCTGCTGGGCGTGCTGGACGAACGCCTGGCGCTGGGCAATGACGGCACCATCGGCGACCTGGCCTCGAATGCGCGGCGCGAAGCCAACGCCACCGGCGCGCTGTCGGCCGCGCGGCTGCATGGCGTGCTGAAGAACTTCTTCCGCCAGGTGCAGCAGCAGCCCGGCGCGGGCGACACCGACTTCCTCAAGGCCTCGGCCCACTGGCTGCGTCACACCTTCGCGCACCAGTCGCTGCGCTCGAGCGGCAAGGACCTGGCCGTGGTGCAGCAGCTGCTGGGCCATGCGGACATCTCCACCACCGGCATCTATGTGAAGGCGGACATGTCCTCGCGCGTGGCGGCGGTGCTGGGGGTCGAGGCGGCGGTGTAGGCGCGGCGCGCGAGTTCCGTCTGGCATGGGCGCCGATGGCCGCTGTGCGCTGCACCTGCCGTATCCTGGGGCTTTCCTTAAGACAAGCAGGAGCCTCGTCCCATGTCCCGACCTCCCCATGTACCGCGCGGCTTGCCGCGTCTTGCCGGCGCGGCCTTGCTGGCCATCGGGCTTGCCGGGTCGGTGCTGCTGAGCGCCTGCGGCAGCACCAGCGCACCGCCGGGTGTCCAGGCCGTCAGCCCTTTCGATCTGCAGCGCTACCAGGGCCGCTGGTACGAGATCGCGCGCCTCGACCATTCCTTCGAGCGCGGCCTCACCGATGTGACCGCCACCTATACCCCGCAGACCGATGGCAGCGTGCAGGTGATCAACCGCGGTTTCTCGCCGGCCAAGGGCGAGTGGCGCGAAGCCGTGGGCAAGGCGCGGTTCACCGGGGAGCCCACCACCGGCTCGCTCAAGGTCTCGTTCTTCGGGCCGTTCTACGGCGGCTACCATGTGGCCGCGCTCGATGCCGATTACCACTGGGCGCTGGTGGTGGGGTCCGAGCTGGATTCCAGCTGGATCCTGGCGCGCGAGAAAAGCCTCGATCCAGCCACCAGGGCCGCGATCCTGGCCCGCGCCAGGGCGCTGGGCGTGGACACCGATGCCTTGATCTGGGTCAGCCACGACCGAGCCGGCCAGCAGTGAGCGCCGCGCCGGGGACTCCAATGCAATCCCTGCCCGAAGGCTATCGCGCCCTGGTGCTGGGCGCGGCCGGCGCCATCGGCGGCGCACTCGCCGAGCACCTACGCGCCGACCCGCGCTGCGCCGCAGTCCGCACGCTGGGACGCGATACCGATCCCGGCATCGACTTCACGGCGCCCGACAGCGTGGCCGAGGCCGCCCAGGCATTGCATCCACAGCAGCCCTGGCATCTGCTGATCATTGCCACCGGCATGCTGCAGGGCCCAAGCGGCGGCCCGGAAAAGCGCCTGGCCGATCTGCGTGCCGGGCATCTGGCGGCGAGCTTTGCCATCAATACCATCGGCCCGGCCCTGGCGCTGGCGCATTTCACGCCGCTGCTGGCGCGCCGCGAGCGCAGCCTGGTCGCGGTGCTGTCGGCCAAGGTCGGCAGCATTGGCGACAACCGCCTGGGCGGCTGGTACAGCTACCGCGCCTCCAAGGCGGCGCTGAACATGGTGCTCAAGACCGCGGCCATTGAAATGGCGCGCACCCATCCGCAGGCGGTGCTGGCCGCACTGCACCCGGGCACGGTGGACTCCGCCCTGTCGGCGCCCTTTCGCGGCGCGCAGATTGGCCGGCCCGCGCGGGATGCGGCGCGCGAACTGCTGGCGGTGCTCGATGGCTTGGGTCCCGAAGACAGCGGCGGTTTCTGGTCCTGGGACGGGCAGCGCCTGCCTGGTGACGCGGCCGAAGGACGCTGGCACGACATGAGCTGTCGCGCCAACCAGTTGGACCCATGCTTGACCATGGACGCCGGGCAAACAACGTATGG
Coding sequences:
- a CDS encoding phage integrase family protein; amino-acid sequence: MREPLGQPIDRLQVVDIEEDPPAQEAAERPRRRRGRPPGAKAKIASAGARISASETSFLRAVLQGIDEKLAANRYLLHLGSMDRRAAGAYREQLEQRIELALQNLPDREQGTRILAQLLARAAPTPELPTLEEFAAGFAEDMFSEKELIELYREQLGDRVQGAGPTAAEILRGKLEALHWVQAHVAQHPQGTDPTQLWLDAAICAKLRVHGVLSLGDAIGWINLQGRRWYAQLPGVGRTRAQRVLLWLSDHQEAIGVRIHHRIAQEMIYAEFTPAASLLPATLGSPATPEIFGLVPLESLAWPLEMLGDDGLFRSHRPNTLKAHTDREAVEAWFATLSEKSAATQDSYRRAIERLVLWALVERRTTLSSLATEDFLAFKEFLRAPPRTGARRRPSPRARKTGARCAARWPS
- a CDS encoding tyrosine-type recombinase/integrase, whose protein sequence is MSAIATMYRDWHASGYLDANAVASVRGSRRRDMQMDVMRSFSNQALQAIRTTLQEMPDGPVKRRLRAALLLLQTAGLRRAEAVNMTWGHIERVRLDNMDSDIWALRFAGKGNRERMVPLKPETLQALEAHYQDRLALIDSGALASYADMPKKDCPLLGVLDERLALGNDGTIGDLASNARREANATGALSAARLHGVLKNFFRQVQQQPGAGDTDFLKASAHWLRHTFAHQSLRSSGKDLAVVQQLLGHADISTTGIYVKADMSSRVAAVLGVEAAV
- a CDS encoding lipocalin family protein translates to MSRPPHVPRGLPRLAGAALLAIGLAGSVLLSACGSTSAPPGVQAVSPFDLQRYQGRWYEIARLDHSFERGLTDVTATYTPQTDGSVQVINRGFSPAKGEWREAVGKARFTGEPTTGSLKVSFFGPFYGGYHVAALDADYHWALVVGSELDSSWILAREKSLDPATRAAILARARALGVDTDALIWVSHDRAGQQ